In Bacillus cereus ATCC 14579, a single window of DNA contains:
- a CDS encoding pyrimidine-nucleoside phosphorylase, producing the protein MRMVDIIAKKRDGKELTTEEIKFFINGYTDGSIPDYQVSALAMAIFFKDMTDRERADLTMAMVESGETIDLSAIEGIKVDKHSTGGVGDTTTLVLGPLVAALDVPVAKMSGRGLGHTGGTIDKLEAVEGFHVEITKEQFIDIVNRDKVAVIGQTGNLTPADKKIYALRDVTGTVNSIPLIASSIMSKKIAAGADAIVLDVKTGAGAFMKTEEDAKELSHAMVRIGNNVGRQTMAVISDMSQPLGFAIGNALEVKEAIDTLKGEGPEDLTELVLVLGSQMVVLAKKANTLEEAREMLIEVMKNGKATAKFKEFLSNQGGDSSIVDNPEKMPQAKYVIDVPAKTSGVISNIVADEIGIAAMLLGAGRATKEDEIDLAVGLMLRKKVGDAVKEGEPFVTIYANRENVEDVKAKIYENISIAETAVAPKLVHTVITD; encoded by the coding sequence ATGAGAATGGTAGATATTATTGCAAAAAAACGTGACGGCAAAGAATTAACGACTGAAGAAATCAAATTCTTTATTAATGGATATACAGACGGAAGTATTCCTGATTATCAAGTGAGTGCGCTTGCAATGGCAATCTTCTTTAAAGATATGACAGATCGCGAACGTGCAGATTTAACGATGGCGATGGTTGAGTCTGGAGAAACGATCGATTTATCAGCAATTGAAGGAATTAAAGTAGACAAACATTCAACTGGCGGTGTTGGTGATACAACAACATTAGTATTAGGACCGTTAGTAGCTGCTTTAGATGTACCAGTAGCAAAAATGTCTGGTCGTGGTTTAGGACATACAGGCGGAACAATTGATAAATTAGAAGCGGTAGAAGGATTCCACGTTGAAATTACGAAAGAACAATTCATTGATATTGTAAACCGTGACAAAGTAGCTGTTATTGGACAAACAGGAAACTTAACACCTGCAGATAAAAAGATTTATGCATTACGCGACGTAACAGGAACTGTTAACTCAATTCCTTTAATCGCAAGTTCAATTATGAGTAAAAAAATTGCAGCTGGTGCTGACGCAATCGTACTTGATGTAAAAACAGGTGCTGGTGCATTTATGAAAACAGAAGAAGATGCAAAAGAATTATCACATGCAATGGTACGTATCGGAAATAACGTAGGACGTCAAACAATGGCAGTTATTTCAGATATGTCACAACCTCTTGGATTTGCGATTGGTAATGCTCTAGAAGTGAAAGAAGCGATTGATACGTTAAAAGGTGAAGGTCCAGAAGATTTAACAGAATTAGTACTTGTATTAGGAAGTCAAATGGTCGTACTTGCGAAAAAAGCAAATACGTTAGAAGAAGCTCGTGAAATGCTAATTGAAGTGATGAAAAACGGAAAAGCAACTGCGAAATTTAAAGAGTTCTTAAGCAATCAAGGCGGAGATAGCTCAATTGTAGACAATCCAGAAAAAATGCCACAAGCGAAGTATGTAATTGATGTACCTGCAAAAACTTCAGGTGTTATTTCTAACATTGTTGCAGATGAGATTGGTATTGCAGCTATGTTACTTGGTGCAGGTCGTGCAACGAAGGAAGATGAAATCGATTTAGCAGTAGGATTAATGTTACGTAAAAAAGTTGGCGATGCAGTAAAAGAAGGCGAGCCGTTCGTAACAATCTACGCAAATCGTGAAAATGTAGAAGATGTAAAAGCAAAAATTTATGAGAACATCTCTATCGCTGAAACAGCAGTGGCTCCTAAATTAGTGCATACAGTTATTACTGACTAA
- a CDS encoding CcdC family protein translates to MIALLSSVVAVCMAVGVMFLRFKAAKKPVTKKKIILPPIFMSTGAMMYFLPEFRLTSLEIVEAISIGLIFSIFLIKTTKFEIKGEHIFMKPSKAFIFILVGLLAVRVALKSYLSQSIDLAELSGMFFLLAFAMIVSWRIAMYRSFTKLKKTIKRAGISI, encoded by the coding sequence ATGATAGCACTTTTATCAAGTGTCGTAGCAGTTTGTATGGCTGTTGGGGTAATGTTTCTACGTTTTAAAGCAGCGAAAAAGCCGGTAACGAAAAAGAAAATTATATTGCCGCCAATTTTTATGAGTACAGGCGCAATGATGTACTTTTTACCAGAGTTTCGATTAACATCGTTAGAAATAGTCGAGGCAATTAGTATAGGGCTTATTTTCTCTATTTTTCTTATTAAAACAACTAAGTTCGAAATAAAAGGCGAACATATATTTATGAAACCGTCAAAAGCATTCATATTTATTTTAGTAGGCTTATTAGCTGTACGCGTGGCATTAAAGTCATATTTAAGCCAATCAATTGATTTGGCAGAGTTAAGCGGAATGTTTTTCTTACTTGCATTTGCGATGATTGTGTCGTGGAGAATTGCGATGTATCGCTCGTTTACTAAATTAAAAAAGACAATAAAAAGAGCTGGAATTTCTATATAG
- a CDS encoding DUF896 domain-containing protein, with amino-acid sequence MKNILFRINELSKKEKATGLTVDEKQEQQMLRQNYTETFRGSLDSILLNTKIVDQNGLNVTPAALQDAQIRLKLSK; translated from the coding sequence ATGAAAAACATTTTATTCCGTATTAACGAATTGTCAAAAAAAGAAAAAGCAACTGGATTAACAGTTGATGAAAAACAAGAACAACAAATGTTACGTCAAAACTATACAGAAACATTTCGTGGAAGCCTAGATTCCATTTTATTAAACACAAAAATTGTTGATCAAAATGGTCTTAACGTTACACCTGCTGCATTACAAGATGCTCAAATACGTTTAAAATTAAGCAAATGA
- a CDS encoding aminopeptidase P family protein yields MKSTFFAQNRERLTKTLPDESVTILFAGQAPHMSADAHYKFVPNRNFYYLTGIDEPNVIFMLKKFGNSVEETLFIEKSDPVMEKWVGKTVSSEEAEGISGIKKVVYLDSFEKTMSNILFTENAKHLYLDIERRDWNGTETKTLAFAKHVREKYPHVTIGNVYPNICELRVFKTEEEIEIIKEAIAVTKDGIYNVLKNAKAGMMEYELEAQFDFTLKSSGIKHHAFNTILASGKNATVLHYEDNDAQIQNGDLVLLDLGAQKDYYNADISYTFPANGTFSSRQKQIYNIVLKALKETTALIKPGLKFAALNEHTKKVLAEECKAIGLIQEDEELSKYYYHGVSHFLGLDTHDVGTYKDRVLEEGMVITIEPGLYIEGESIGIRIEDDILVTKDGYENLSKDIIREVEEIEEFMSVNNEHVKGNQAVVK; encoded by the coding sequence ATGAAATCAACATTTTTTGCTCAAAATAGAGAAAGACTAACGAAAACATTACCTGATGAATCCGTTACGATTTTATTTGCGGGACAAGCACCGCATATGTCAGCTGATGCACATTATAAATTTGTACCGAATCGTAATTTTTACTACTTAACGGGAATCGATGAACCAAATGTTATTTTTATGCTGAAAAAGTTTGGGAATAGTGTAGAAGAGACACTTTTCATTGAAAAATCAGATCCAGTAATGGAAAAATGGGTTGGGAAGACAGTTTCTAGCGAAGAAGCAGAGGGAATTTCAGGTATAAAGAAAGTTGTATATTTAGATAGCTTTGAAAAGACAATGTCAAATATACTTTTTACAGAAAATGCGAAGCATCTATATTTAGATATAGAACGTCGTGATTGGAATGGTACGGAGACAAAAACATTAGCATTTGCTAAACATGTAAGAGAAAAATACCCACACGTAACAATTGGTAATGTATATCCGAACATTTGTGAATTACGAGTATTTAAAACAGAGGAAGAAATTGAAATTATTAAAGAAGCGATTGCTGTAACGAAAGATGGTATTTACAATGTGTTAAAAAATGCAAAAGCAGGCATGATGGAGTATGAATTAGAAGCTCAATTTGATTTTACACTGAAATCATCTGGCATTAAGCACCATGCGTTCAATACAATTTTGGCGAGTGGGAAAAATGCTACAGTTCTTCATTATGAAGATAATGATGCACAAATTCAAAATGGTGACTTAGTATTACTAGATTTAGGTGCTCAAAAAGACTACTATAACGCTGATATTAGTTATACATTCCCGGCAAATGGAACATTCTCTAGTCGTCAAAAACAAATTTATAATATTGTATTAAAAGCATTAAAAGAAACAACAGCGCTTATTAAGCCAGGATTAAAGTTCGCTGCATTAAATGAGCATACAAAAAAGGTACTGGCAGAAGAGTGTAAAGCAATTGGTTTAATTCAAGAAGATGAAGAGTTATCAAAATACTATTATCATGGTGTCAGCCATTTCCTTGGTTTAGATACACATGATGTAGGAACATATAAAGATAGAGTGTTAGAAGAAGGTATGGTTATAACAATTGAACCTGGTCTTTATATTGAAGGAGAATCAATTGGAATTCGTATTGAAGATGACATTCTTGTAACGAAAGACGGGTATGAAAACTTGTCAAAAGATATCATTAGGGAAGTTGAAGAAATTGAAGAATTTATGAGTGTAAATAATGAACATGTAAAAGGAAACCAAGCTGTAGTTAAATAA
- a CDS encoding pentapeptide repeat-containing protein, translating into MKIDRPKISPELSSKNFQDIFYEEDPTLEVCEIIDSTFENESVDRVRLYDAVIKNCKFTNTDFSNIDITDVCLENCDLSNVNLSNSSVHRVEFKNSKLIGVNFTESSLGNVKFENSILNLAAFGNSKLEKIIFNETSLNNADFFDCKLKKVEFQLCSLDEANFDQTSLKGIDISSSTFDTLTVSVNDLRGCKVSTYQAVQFATLLGLIIKD; encoded by the coding sequence ATGAAAATTGATAGACCAAAAATTTCACCAGAGTTATCTTCAAAGAATTTTCAAGATATTTTTTATGAAGAAGATCCAACATTGGAAGTGTGTGAAATTATAGACTCCACTTTCGAAAATGAATCTGTAGATAGAGTGCGATTATATGATGCGGTGATAAAAAACTGTAAGTTTACTAATACAGACTTTAGCAATATTGATATTACAGATGTTTGTCTTGAAAACTGTGATTTATCAAATGTTAATTTAAGCAATTCTTCTGTTCACAGAGTCGAATTTAAAAACAGTAAATTAATCGGAGTAAATTTCACAGAATCTAGCTTAGGAAATGTTAAATTTGAGAATTCAATTTTGAATTTAGCGGCATTTGGAAATTCCAAACTAGAAAAAATCATCTTCAATGAAACTTCATTAAATAATGCAGATTTTTTTGACTGTAAACTTAAAAAAGTTGAATTCCAATTATGTAGTCTTGATGAAGCTAATTTTGATCAGACATCACTGAAGGGGATAGATATTAGTTCTTCTACCTTTGATACACTTACAGTTTCAGTGAACGATTTAAGAGGATGTAAAGTATCAACATATCAAGCTGTTCAGTTTGCTACTTTATTAGGATTAATAATTAAAGATTAG
- a CDS encoding multicopper oxidase family protein, whose amino-acid sequence MKRFVLTAVTVSVIFLIAACSVTTNITTDHKNMNDKKTLQTETATTPLKVEKGPEVTLIAKEEKQKLSNGVIVPVWTFNGSSPGSEIRVKKGEKVKVTLKNELSAPVSIHWHGYPVPNNMDGIPGVTQDAVEPGKSFTYEFEANVPGTYWYHSHQDSVNQLDRGLYGALIVEDTKEKYDKDYTLMLDEWVTDKEEMNKQLKEMTKGQIGNKSKGNENGEKNDDKNGMDHSDMNMGSDKKDSSNMEGMDHGNMKMEGHDMSMYDLFTINGKSGDLVAPLKVNKGDNVRLRLVNAGYLSHDIHVHGHDIKVIATDGQPINDPKVIKDKVISIAPGERYDIEFTANNPGKWYVEDHSKNKGAKGMKAVIEYDGSKEMKDKTDEKEKLPKVDIMKYGTKKLGSFTLNQEYTATYNMDLNTQMNGNEMVYTINGKVFPDIDPIQVKKGDLVKVRLVNRSKMDDHPMHLHGHFFQVLSKDGKPIEGSPIVKDTLNLKPGEEYEVAFVADNPGDWMFHCHDLHHASAGMVTEVKYTDYKSDYVPNRNIPNKPE is encoded by the coding sequence ATGAAGCGATTTGTATTAACAGCCGTTACAGTCTCTGTAATATTTTTAATTGCTGCCTGTTCTGTGACGACAAATATAACAACTGATCATAAAAATATGAATGATAAAAAAACACTACAGACTGAAACAGCTACAACACCATTGAAAGTTGAAAAAGGACCAGAAGTTACTTTAATAGCGAAAGAAGAAAAGCAAAAATTAAGTAACGGTGTTATTGTTCCAGTCTGGACATTTAATGGCTCATCTCCTGGTTCAGAAATTCGGGTGAAAAAAGGTGAAAAGGTGAAAGTGACATTAAAAAATGAATTATCTGCACCAGTATCTATTCATTGGCATGGATATCCTGTCCCAAATAACATGGATGGAATTCCAGGCGTGACACAAGATGCAGTTGAACCAGGAAAAAGTTTCACTTACGAATTTGAAGCGAACGTACCAGGAACGTACTGGTATCACTCGCATCAAGATTCTGTAAATCAATTAGATAGAGGTTTGTATGGAGCGCTCATTGTAGAAGATACAAAGGAAAAATATGATAAAGATTACACATTAATGTTGGATGAATGGGTTACAGATAAAGAAGAAATGAATAAGCAGTTAAAAGAAATGACAAAAGGGCAAATAGGTAATAAATCTAAAGGTAATGAAAATGGGGAAAAGAATGATGATAAGAACGGCATGGATCATTCTGATATGAACATGGGCAGTGATAAAAAAGACTCTAGTAATATGGAAGGAATGGACCATGGAAATATGAAGATGGAAGGTCATGATATGAGTATGTACGATTTATTCACAATCAATGGAAAAAGCGGTGATTTAGTAGCGCCATTAAAAGTGAATAAGGGAGATAACGTTCGTCTTAGACTCGTCAATGCTGGTTATCTATCACATGATATACATGTTCATGGCCATGATATAAAAGTAATTGCGACAGATGGTCAACCAATAAACGATCCAAAAGTTATAAAGGATAAAGTAATTTCAATCGCACCGGGTGAACGTTATGATATTGAATTTACTGCTAATAATCCTGGGAAATGGTATGTTGAAGACCATTCGAAAAATAAAGGTGCAAAAGGAATGAAAGCTGTTATTGAGTATGATGGCAGCAAAGAGATGAAAGATAAAACAGACGAAAAAGAAAAATTACCGAAAGTAGATATAATGAAATATGGTACTAAAAAATTAGGTAGTTTCACGTTAAATCAAGAGTATACTGCCACATATAATATGGACTTAAATACGCAAATGAATGGAAATGAAATGGTATATACAATTAACGGAAAGGTATTTCCGGATATTGACCCAATTCAAGTGAAAAAGGGTGATTTAGTAAAAGTGAGATTGGTAAATCGTTCTAAAATGGATGATCACCCAATGCATTTACACGGACACTTTTTCCAGGTGTTGAGTAAAGATGGAAAACCGATAGAAGGTTCTCCCATTGTAAAAGATACATTGAACTTAAAACCGGGTGAAGAATATGAAGTAGCCTTTGTAGCAGATAATCCGGGCGATTGGATGTTCCACTGTCATGATTTACACCATGCTTCAGCTGGGATGGTAACAGAAGTAAAATATACAGATTACAAATCGGATTATGTTCCAAACCGAAACATTCCTAATAAGCCAGAGTAA
- the topB gene encoding DNA topoisomerase III, whose protein sequence is MKLIIAEKPDQGLALVSQFKYRRKDGYLEVEANELFPNGAYCTWAIGHLTQLCNPEHYHAEWKKWSLNTLPMIPERFQFEVTKSKYKQFNVVKQLLHNPQVTEIIHAGDAGREGELIVRNIINLCNVQKPMKRLWISSLTKQAIYQGFKNLLDEADTINTYYEAYTRSCADWVVGMNASRVFSILLKKKGMNDVFSAGRVQTPTLALIVKREKEIENFKSEPFWEVFATFNIEGKKYDGKWEKDNESRLKDPDMANKIAAFCQGKPAVVKEMKTERKEFQPPLLFNLSSLQATANKAFKFSPKKTLDITQALYQKGIVSYPRSNSNYVTQGEAATFPDILQKLSQFDEYKGLLPAPVESIMNNKRYVNEKKVTDHYAIIPTEQVTNPSRLSGDEKKIYDMIVRRLIAAHYEVAIFDYTTIVTLVDERAEFISKGKQQIQEGWRKVIFQDDKDDETILPIVAEGEEGKVVKVKVKEGKTQPPKRYTEGQLITLMKTAGKYLENEELEKVLKKTEGLGTEATRAGIITMLKDRKYIDVKKNQVYATDKGKVLITAIGDKILASPEMTAKWEQRLAEIGEGTASPATFMEQTKKLSAKIIEDAVEMSEKWDFTGLHVESIERKGSKFTTGKKVGSCKKCDGDVIDKSTFYGCSNYNTTQCDFTISKKILSKTISQKNMKKLLKGEKTDLIKGFKKGEKTFDAKLEWKDNKINFVFEN, encoded by the coding sequence ATGAAATTAATTATTGCCGAGAAACCAGATCAAGGGTTGGCTCTTGTTTCACAGTTTAAATATCGCCGGAAAGATGGATATTTAGAAGTAGAAGCGAATGAGTTATTTCCAAATGGAGCGTACTGTACATGGGCAATTGGTCATTTGACGCAGTTATGTAATCCAGAGCATTATCACGCAGAGTGGAAAAAATGGTCACTTAATACGTTACCGATGATTCCAGAGCGTTTTCAATTTGAAGTAACAAAGTCGAAGTATAAACAGTTTAACGTTGTGAAACAGCTGTTACATAATCCACAGGTAACAGAAATTATTCACGCAGGCGATGCTGGGCGTGAAGGGGAACTGATCGTACGAAATATTATTAATCTTTGTAACGTGCAAAAGCCGATGAAGCGTCTATGGATTTCGTCTTTAACGAAGCAAGCTATTTACCAAGGGTTTAAAAATCTACTTGATGAAGCAGATACAATTAATACGTATTATGAGGCGTATACAAGGTCATGTGCGGACTGGGTCGTTGGTATGAATGCATCACGTGTTTTTAGTATTTTGCTAAAGAAAAAAGGAATGAATGATGTATTTTCTGCTGGTCGTGTCCAGACACCAACGTTAGCATTGATTGTAAAGCGAGAGAAAGAAATTGAAAACTTTAAGTCAGAGCCTTTCTGGGAAGTGTTTGCAACCTTTAATATAGAAGGAAAGAAATATGACGGAAAATGGGAAAAGGATAATGAATCCCGCTTAAAAGACCCTGATATGGCGAATAAAATTGCGGCATTTTGCCAAGGGAAACCGGCTGTTGTGAAGGAAATGAAAACGGAGCGTAAAGAGTTTCAGCCGCCGCTTTTATTTAACTTATCATCACTGCAAGCAACGGCAAATAAAGCCTTTAAGTTTTCACCGAAAAAGACGCTTGATATAACGCAAGCACTCTATCAAAAAGGGATTGTTTCTTATCCACGTTCAAATTCTAACTATGTTACACAAGGAGAAGCAGCGACGTTCCCTGATATTTTACAGAAGTTAAGTCAGTTTGATGAATATAAAGGCTTATTACCGGCTCCGGTTGAATCCATTATGAATAACAAGCGTTATGTAAATGAAAAGAAAGTAACAGATCACTACGCAATTATTCCGACAGAGCAAGTTACAAACCCAAGCAGACTCTCAGGTGATGAAAAGAAAATATACGATATGATCGTAAGAAGGCTTATTGCAGCTCATTATGAAGTTGCAATCTTTGACTATACAACGATTGTAACGCTTGTAGATGAACGTGCTGAATTCATTTCAAAAGGAAAACAGCAAATTCAAGAAGGTTGGCGTAAAGTTATTTTCCAAGACGATAAAGATGACGAAACCATTCTTCCAATTGTAGCTGAAGGCGAAGAAGGAAAAGTTGTAAAGGTGAAAGTGAAAGAAGGAAAAACACAGCCACCGAAGCGCTATACAGAAGGACAACTTATTACGTTAATGAAAACAGCTGGTAAGTATTTAGAGAATGAAGAGCTGGAGAAAGTATTAAAGAAAACAGAAGGTTTAGGTACGGAAGCGACTCGCGCAGGTATTATTACGATGCTGAAAGACCGTAAGTATATAGATGTAAAGAAAAACCAAGTGTATGCGACTGATAAAGGAAAAGTATTAATTACCGCAATTGGTGATAAAATACTAGCTTCACCAGAAATGACTGCGAAATGGGAACAACGTCTTGCGGAAATTGGTGAAGGTACAGCTTCACCAGCTACATTTATGGAACAGACGAAAAAGCTATCAGCTAAAATTATTGAAGATGCAGTGGAAATGTCTGAGAAGTGGGATTTCACTGGACTACATGTTGAATCGATTGAACGAAAAGGATCGAAATTTACAACGGGTAAAAAGGTTGGTAGCTGTAAAAAATGTGATGGCGATGTAATTGATAAGTCAACGTTTTACGGTTGTTCTAACTATAATACAACGCAATGTGATTTCACCATTTCAAAGAAGATATTAAGTAAAACAATTTCGCAAAAGAATATGAAAAAGCTCTTAAAAGGTGAAAAGACTGACTTAATTAAAGGCTTTAAAAAGGGCGAGAAAACGTTTGATGCGAAATTAGAGTGGAAAGATAATAAGATTAATTTTGTATTTGAGAATTAA
- a CDS encoding DUF4153 domain-containing protein has translation MNINNLIVKNMDNPHELEKMYRKDPKAFKKAFSQAWDQNPDSQVLAAWYERLHFKEKVNKEKTSLFQKGFLFMGLLAILAGISTRIIFHFVEQEAIAPINLAFGVIPFIAAYFVYNNTPKKSIIYSLAALFLISGYYLNTLPVNYKDSTILAYLHLPIFLWVLVGLAFTGNEYSKGSTRLAYIKFNLEYCLLYGSMAVSGMILAVFTMRLFSFVDLDIGEFYFSNVVLFGAAALAIVTAYLVSMNLKLAKNITPYISKIFSPLVLITLLIYLITVIWIGKNPFLDRNFLMAFNGILLGVLAVTIFSIVESDSDEKKNISDYINFSLIVLALIIDTVALSAIVFRLSSYGITPNRLAVLGVNILIWANLIWIMFAYMRFLQNKSGLKAIQDAVTKYLPIYGLWAAFVIFTFPIIFN, from the coding sequence ATGAACATTAACAATTTGATTGTTAAAAATATGGATAACCCCCATGAGTTGGAGAAGATGTATAGAAAAGATCCGAAAGCTTTTAAAAAAGCATTCTCACAAGCATGGGACCAAAATCCTGATTCCCAGGTTCTAGCTGCTTGGTATGAAAGGTTGCATTTCAAGGAGAAAGTAAATAAAGAAAAAACATCTTTGTTTCAAAAAGGTTTCTTATTCATGGGCCTTTTAGCTATTCTGGCCGGCATAAGCACCAGGATCATTTTCCACTTTGTTGAGCAGGAAGCAATTGCTCCAATTAACTTGGCTTTTGGTGTAATTCCCTTTATTGCTGCTTATTTTGTTTACAATAATACTCCGAAAAAAAGTATTATTTATTCCCTTGCAGCGTTGTTCCTAATTTCCGGGTATTATCTTAATACGCTGCCAGTAAATTATAAAGACAGTACCATACTTGCGTATTTACATCTTCCTATATTTTTATGGGTCTTAGTAGGGCTTGCATTTACAGGAAATGAATATTCAAAAGGCAGTACAAGATTAGCCTATATTAAATTTAATTTAGAATATTGTCTTCTCTACGGGAGCATGGCAGTGAGCGGAATGATACTTGCGGTATTCACCATGCGTTTATTTAGCTTTGTTGACTTAGATATAGGAGAATTCTATTTTAGTAATGTTGTTTTATTTGGAGCAGCGGCTCTCGCTATTGTGACTGCATACTTAGTATCAATGAATCTTAAGCTTGCTAAAAATATTACACCATACATATCTAAAATTTTTAGTCCTCTCGTCCTGATTACCTTGCTTATCTATCTTATAACGGTAATTTGGATCGGGAAAAATCCATTCTTGGATCGCAATTTCCTAATGGCCTTCAACGGAATACTGCTTGGCGTATTGGCTGTTACTATATTTTCTATCGTTGAGAGTGACTCGGACGAGAAAAAGAACATTTCAGATTATATAAATTTTTCCTTAATTGTTCTGGCGCTTATTATTGACACTGTCGCATTGTCAGCCATAGTATTCAGACTTTCTTCTTACGGGATTACACCTAATAGACTTGCTGTTTTAGGAGTAAACATACTGATTTGGGCAAATCTCATTTGGATTATGTTTGCCTATATGCGTTTCTTGCAAAATAAATCAGGACTAAAAGCTATCCAAGATGCCGTTACGAAGTATTTGCCAATATATGGACTTTGGGCAGCTTTCGTTATATTTACGTTTCCTATCATTTTTAATTAG
- a CDS encoding arsenic resistance protein: MSTIEKIQTFIILFAVTCGIVLGQFNMIHTYSDKFIVPFLFFMLYGLFLSIPLKEIKNGFRNLKFAGTSLTINFLWTPLLAWGLGALFLSDHPALWVGFIMLMVTPCTDWYLIFTEIAKGNVALSTAILPVNLILQVLLLPIYLFLFAGVMKTVAISVLVESIVIVIVLPFILAHATKFIMNKMKKAETLENKLIPFFSSAQIVFLSLAIVAMFASQGKYLLQNMNVVLLLLVPVLLFFIINFLLGQFIGRIMHLSYKDTVSLSLTTLARNSPVALAIAVTAFPDEPLIALALVIGPLIELPVLAFVSQVLLLIKKKRQYA; encoded by the coding sequence ATGAGCACTATAGAAAAGATTCAAACTTTTATTATTCTTTTTGCTGTTACATGCGGCATCGTACTCGGACAATTTAATATGATACATACGTATTCAGACAAATTTATTGTCCCCTTCTTATTTTTCATGCTATATGGATTATTCCTCAGCATTCCATTAAAAGAAATAAAAAACGGATTTCGCAATTTAAAATTTGCTGGAACAAGTCTTACTATTAACTTCTTATGGACACCTTTACTCGCTTGGGGGTTAGGAGCACTATTTCTTTCCGATCATCCAGCACTTTGGGTTGGATTTATAATGTTAATGGTTACTCCATGTACAGATTGGTACTTAATCTTTACTGAAATAGCGAAAGGTAATGTAGCACTTTCTACTGCAATTTTACCTGTAAATTTAATTTTGCAAGTACTGCTCCTTCCCATTTATTTATTTTTATTTGCTGGTGTCATGAAAACTGTAGCGATTTCTGTTTTAGTAGAAAGTATTGTTATCGTAATCGTCTTACCATTTATACTTGCACACGCTACAAAGTTCATTATGAATAAAATGAAAAAAGCTGAAACTCTCGAGAATAAACTCATTCCGTTTTTCAGCTCTGCTCAAATTGTATTTTTAAGTTTAGCAATAGTAGCGATGTTTGCATCACAAGGTAAATATTTACTGCAAAATATGAATGTCGTTTTATTATTACTCGTTCCTGTTCTATTGTTCTTCATCATTAATTTCTTACTAGGACAATTTATCGGGCGCATCATGCATTTATCTTACAAAGATACAGTAAGTCTAAGCTTAACAACGTTAGCAAGAAACTCACCTGTTGCACTCGCTATCGCTGTAACAGCTTTTCCAGACGAGCCTCTTATCGCACTTGCACTCGTTATTGGACCGTTGATTGAGTTACCGGTACTAGCTTTTGTTTCACAAGTTTTGTTGCTTATTAAGAAAAAACGGCAATACGCATAA
- a CDS encoding FMN-dependent NADH-azoreductase: MGLFSSLFGKKEENTNVEGNKKMSKVLFVKANDRPAEQAVSSKMYETFVSTYKEANPNTEITELDLFALDLPYYGNIAISGGYKRSQGMELTAEEEKAVATVDQYLNQFLEADKVVFAFPLWNFTVPAPLITYISYLSQAGKTFKYTANGPEGLVGGKKVVVLGARGSDYSSEQMAPMEMAVNYVTTVLGFWGITNPETVVIEGHNQYPDRSQQIVEEGLENVKKVAAKF, translated from the coding sequence ATGGGACTATTTAGCTCATTATTTGGTAAAAAAGAAGAAAATACGAATGTAGAGGGGAATAAAAAAATGTCAAAAGTATTATTTGTAAAAGCAAACGATCGTCCAGCGGAGCAAGCAGTTAGTTCAAAAATGTATGAAACATTTGTAAGTACTTATAAAGAAGCAAATCCAAATACAGAAATTACGGAATTAGATTTATTTGCATTAGATCTTCCTTATTACGGAAATATCGCGATTTCAGGTGGATATAAACGTAGCCAAGGCATGGAGTTAACTGCTGAAGAAGAGAAGGCAGTTGCTACAGTAGATCAATATTTAAATCAGTTTTTAGAAGCTGATAAGGTTGTATTTGCATTCCCATTATGGAACTTTACAGTACCAGCGCCATTAATCACATATATTTCATACTTATCTCAAGCTGGAAAAACGTTTAAATATACAGCGAATGGCCCAGAAGGTTTAGTTGGTGGTAAAAAAGTAGTTGTGTTAGGTGCTCGTGGTTCAGATTACTCTTCAGAGCAAATGGCTCCTATGGAAATGGCAGTTAATTACGTAACAACGGTACTTGGATTCTGGGGAATTACAAATCCAGAGACAGTTGTAATTGAAGGACACAATCAATATCCAGATCGTTCACAACAAATTGTTGAAGAAGGTCTAGAAAACGTTAAAAAAGTAGCAGCAAAATTTTAA